The Staphylococcus saprophyticus subsp. saprophyticus ATCC 15305 = NCTC 7292 genome contains the following window.
ATTTTGATTTTTTGATTTTCATCAATTGATATTTGGTTGGTATTATAGCTGGTAAGATAAATGATTTTCCTAAGTGGGACCACAAGGGATCAATATAATAATAGTGTTGAGCATCATAACCAACGAGAACGGTGACGTGAATATTAGCTACTAACTTTGTTGGTTGGTTATCTAATTTATAAGTACGACGGTAAGGTCTTTTACCCAGTACGGTATGATAAATAACAACGGGTTGTCCTTGGTCTATAATGTGACATAAATCAGTTAAGGATTGACCAGTGCTATCAACGACATGATTTGAATAGCGTCTAAGATGTGGAACGAGAGCAGTTGGAAAAATAGTCTGATGATAACCTAGTTTTATCCATAAATGATGTCCTACGTATCCTTTATATGGGTTATTTCTATGTCTCGGCCAGTGACGCATAATTTCAGTGGCTGGTATGTTAAGGTGGTTAAATTGTAAAATCATTGCTGCAGAAACACCCTCACAACCCATGATCATCGGAATTGGAAACAATTGGCTGATGGGTTTTACTGATAAAATATTTGAATTCATGATGAAAATCTCCTAGTAAATTTTACTCAACAAAAGTGTGAATGAAGTTAATTGCTATTATTATATATCTATTCATAAAGATTGCCTATTAAGATGCTTGAATTTCGAAGTAATAGTTTGTCATGGATATTCTATATATGTTTTGGTTATAATAGCAAAAAAGAGGGTGGGGAATGCGAATGAATTATATAATTGAAGAGTTGCCAACGTTATCTGTTATTGGTGAGAAAAAGATATATGCCACTGGACAAAAAGCACAAGAAAATATTTTTATGTTTTGGATGGAATTTGATGATAGTGGAAAAAAAGATCAATTACTAGAGCTAGGAAATAATCAATTGCCGGGCTTACTTGGTGTTTGCAAGCCCCATGATAGTGGAGAGATACATTATTTGATAGGCGTAACCAGTGAACATAAATATGACAAATGGCGAAACATAGAATTGGAAGGTGGCAGATACTTAGTATTTGATGCTAAAGGGCCAGTACCAGAGTCAATTAAAAAAGCGATGCAACAAATTAACAAAGATATTTTACCTAAATTGGATTATGAAATAAGACATGCACCATTTTTTGAATTATACAAAGAAGGGGCCATTAGAGAAGATGACTATGTCACAGAAATATGGTTACCTATTGTTTAATAAAATAGAAAGTAATCACAAGTGGGACAGAAATCCAAGTCTCTAATAGCGTTTTCGTAGTCCTACCTATGCAATCAATGCAAGGATGACCTGGTTAAAGGTATAACTAAGCTAACGCTCATGCTCATGCATAAATCTTGCTAGCATTTTTATGTGGCAATATATGCGTTTGCTGATGCATCAGAATGACTCGTTTCTATAAAATGAAAAAATCTTTTCTTTAAATAAGTGAGACTTTGCATTTTCAATTCAGTCATCTATTACCTAATATAAAAAGAGGCTGCGACATCTATGTTTGTCGCAGCCTCTCATTATTTGATTTTTTAATTAGAACTGTTTTTGAACGTAAATGATTTTAATGAGATTTCGAGTAATACAATGAAAATCGTCGTTATAATCAGAATGATTATATAAGGCATGACACTATATTCTCCTTTTAATCCCACAAGTGGCGACATTATACCACCTAATATAAATTGGAATAAACCAAGTAAACTTGATGCATTGCCACTACCGCCAGTTCTAGATTCCATTGCCAAAGTAAAACTTAAAGGTCCGATTCCAGTAACAGGACAAACATTTAAGAAGAAAGCAATGACTAATACCCAAAGTGGTAAGTGGAATATAAGCGTAAAGCAAATTAGAATAACGCCAGCTATTTGAATCAAGGTTAGTAGTATTAATAACAAATAACGATTTATATATTCAACTAATGTAGCGGTTAACTGACTCACTATAATTAACCCGATACCGTTAATTGCGAATAAAATACTGAATTGTTGTGGCGTCATGTCATAAATTTTTTGAGTGATAAAAGGCGCAGCTGATGAAAAACTAAATAACATCACATACGTTAACCCTTGTAGTAACATAGGTATAATGAAAGCTGGTTTCTTTAATAAGGAACCAAAATCTTTAAAAATAGCTGAAAAGTTAAGTTTTGAGAGATGTCTACTTCTTGTTTCTTCCATTTTAAAAAAGGCAAATAACAAAATTGCAAAACTTATAATGGTTAATATTAAAAATATTGCTTTCCAATTTGCGATAGTTAGTGCATATCCTCCAATTAATGGCGCAATGATACTGATAATGCCATTAACAACAAGTAGAGACGCTAAGCCTTTAGCTAACGCTTTTCCTTTATGTTGATCGCCAATGGATGCTTTAGCAATGACGATGACACCACCGCCAGTTAACCCTTGTATGAGACGAAGTGTAAGTAAGATAGACAGCGAAGTCGTGAACACGGCTATTAATGAAGCGATGACATATAATGAAATAATAATTAATGCTACTTTTTTGCGACCATAAGCGTCTGATAGTGGTCCGAAGATAAATTGTCCAACTGCAAGACCAATCATTGCAAATGAAAGAGTGAGTTGTACTTGTGAAGCCGTTGTGTCAAAAGCATTTTGTACATTTGGAAGCGATGGCACATACATATCTATCGTTAAAGGACCAAAGGTAGTCATGATTCCCAACATAATGATGATCATGATGGGTAATCGGGGATTTGAAGTTTTGTCCATATATAATACTCCTTAAAAATCGGATTAAAGTATAGTGTGAAAAAACGGATAATTTCTTAACTAGACTATTATCCCATACGTAAAGATAAATGCAATGGGAAAATTTCTTGTAGAAATGCAATGTATGTTGCATGATATCAACATTGTTATATAATACAATAGATTATGAATAAATTTAATGTAGCATATTTACAATGAATCACAATACGAATCATTTAAATCACACAATTGAGATACAAGATAGATAATGTTTGGTTATAAAGGAGTAAATGAATGAGCTTAAGTAAAACACAATATGAAGTAATTAAATTCATCATAGTAGGTGGCATAAATACGTTTAATTATTATGTGGTCTATTTAATATTATTAAAATTATTAGGTATTAATTATTTAATCAGTCATGTAAGTGGGTTTGTAGTCAGCTTTATTATTTCGTATTATTTGAACTGCTATTTTGTTTATAAAGTAAAACCTACATGGCGAAAATTTATACAATTTCCGTTGACACAGGTTGTAAACATGGGAATGCAAACAGGTTTATTATACGTATTTGTACAATGGTTTCATATATCATCGGTCATTGCACCGTTTGCTGGATTAATTATCACGATTCCAATTACCTTTGTCTTATCAAAATATATATTAAGAGACGAGTGATACAAAGTTCCTGTTATAAAAGGGAACACCAACTTTATTTAGTCTTTTTAGTTGAAGGAAACAACCAAGAAATCAATTTCTAATAATTAATTTCTTGATTGTTTCCTTTATTTTTATGCAATTTGATAGTGATTTTTAGGAAAGGCTAAATAAATAATTAAAATAATTATATTAAATAATTTTATAATAAAAAATGTTGTAAATGTTGTTTTGATGCGTCATAATATATTATCCAATATCAATTAAGGTGGAAACAGACATGACACAAAGTGAGAATTTAAAAATCGCTCAAAAAGGCGCATATCTTAGTTTAATTGTTTATATCATTCTGTCTATAGTAAAGTATTTTGTTGGTTATGTATATGACTCAGCAGCAGTAAGAGCGGATAGTTTAAATAATATGACGGATATTATCGTTTCGCTAGCTGTAATTATAGGATTGAAAATTTCAATAAAACCTGCGGATAAAAATCATCCATACGGTCATTTAAAATCAGAAAATATTTCCACACTGCTTGTTTCATTTATTATCATGTTTGTTGGTATTCAAGTTGTTATAGAAAATTTCCCTCGAATTTTTTCAGGGGCACATGCAACACCAAATGCAATCACGATTTATGTCAGTGTTATCAGTGGTGTCATCATGATCATAGTCTTCTTTATTAATCAAAAATTAGCTAAACGTACAAATAGTAGTTCTCTAAATTCTGCAGCAAAAGATAACTTGTCTGATGCTTTGGTCAGTATTGGTACGGCTATTGGCTTAGTATTTACACAAATCGGCTTTTCAATTGTGGATATCATATTAGCGACAATCTTAGGCCTACTTATAATATATACAGGCTTTGGAATTTTTAAAGAATCTATCTTCACTTTGAGCGATGGATTCAATGAGCAAGAATTAGATGCATATAAAAATTATGTCTTAGAAATAGAAGAGGTTATTGATGTTCAGTCAATTAAAGGTCGATATCATGGCAGTAGCATCTTTGTAGATGTCACTATTGTAGTGGAATCTGATTTATCTTTGGAAGAAGCACATCATATTTGTGACAAAGTAGAACATCACATGCATGAAAAAGGTATTTCTTCAGTTTATGTACATCCAGAACCTGTTTCCATACAATGAAAAATGAGCGTGTCAATATGTGACTTGACTGTAAAAGCGTTTGAGATCTAAATATTCATATTTTAACTATCAGTTATTTTGTATATAAAAATGATGTTATCAAAATCAGTTATGCTCTTACAAAGGCATTTATTGCTTTCTTGAGTAGCTTTAAATACAGGCCTAATTAGAATCAATAATGATTTGATATCATCGTAAAAAAACAGCAATTTCTATTTTATTACAATAGAAATTGCTGTTTTCATTAGTCTAAGTTATTTATTTTAAAGTCACTCTCGTGACATGATACTTACCACCAACCGTTAGCTAAACGGAAGTCAATTGCTGCATCTATTGAACCATAACGGTCTTCAGCATATTTAATCATACCTTTAGTTTGTTCTTCAACTGAGCCTTTTCCCCAAGCTTCTTTCGTTTGTCCTAAACCTCTATATCCTAATTCATTTACTGCATCAGGATTACCACTTGATTCAGGCATTACAATATTGTCCCATAATGCTTTAGTTCCACCAGCTTCGATAAATTGGCTGTATACATCGCTATTAGATTGAGATGATTGTTGTACTGGTGTTTCTGCAGCATCCGCTGTTGATGTTACGCCGTATCCAGTAGCTGCAATTGTAATTGATGCGAAAGATGCTAATAATAATTTTTTCATAGTTTAAAAATCCTCCTAATGAATGTACCTGTCTGTTTTAATATAATGAACAGGTTTGTGTTCTAATTTGTTTAAAGTACTATTTATTTAATTTACTGCCTTATTTGCTTTGCTTTTTTTCAACGATTACAACTATAACACCTAATTTTATAACGTAGGTTACAGTAAAATAAAAAGAAAGTATCTTTTGTGAATAAAGGACTACAATTATTTCAAAAGCTATTGTAAATTGTTATAATTTTAATATATCAAAGCAAAGACGACAGCATAAATGCGATTATTAAAGTATTTATGGGATATGTTATGCATATGCGAATTGTAATATTACTGTAAATATCGCAAAAAATTTAATTTCACTTAATGAAAGAAGGAATATTATGCCAAAATTAATTTTATGTAGACATGGACAAAGTGTGTGGAATGCAGAAAACCTATTTACAGGATGGGCAGATGTTGATCTATCAGAACAGGGCGAAAATGAAGCCATAACATCTGGTAAAAAATTAAAAGCACAAGGCATTGAAATCGATATAGTTTATACATCTTTACTCGAACGTGCGATTAAAACAACTTATCACTTATTAAATGAATCTAATCAATTATTTATTCCTATAATTAAATCTTGGAGATTAAATGAAAGACATTATGGTGGTTTACAAGGACTAAATAAAGATGATGCACGTAAAAAGTTTGGTGAAGATCAAGTACATATTTGGAGACGTTCATATGATGTTGCACCGCCAAAACAAGATGAAGCACAACGAGAAAGTTATTTAAATGACCGTAAATATGAACATTTGGATAGACGTGTCATGCCTGAATCTGAAAGCCTAAAAGATACGTTAGTAAGAGTGATACCGTATTGGAACGATCAAATTTCTCAACAACTTTTAGATGGTAAAACAGTGTTAGTATCAGCTCATGGTAATTCATTACGTGCATTGATTAAGTATTTAGAGAATGTTTCTGATGAAGATATCGTTGGATATGAAATTAAAACAGGTGCACCATTAATATATGAACTTACAGATGACTTACAAGTTATAGACAAATATTACTTATAATTGAAAGTAATAGTAAATAGCCTTTAAAAAGCAAACCAGTCAGAAAAAATAATTTTAATAAGAGTTTGTAGTAGTAGGGTACCAAGGATAGCTAATCAAATAGGTTATCTAAAGGAAGATAATTATTATGCATATATTTAAAAGAGTCTGAGACAAAAATAGATGTCTTAGACTCTTTTAATTGTGGAAAAAATAGTTGGATATTAAAAATAACGTGGCATGTTTAAAATGACAGCGACATGCTATGAAGATAAATTATTTACTACGCTTATGTTGTTGAATAATTTTGCGTGCGCGTTTACGTGTTTTGATATTAGGACTATTTAAATTTCTACGTGCTGTTTGTAAGTCTAATTTCATACATAAAACCTCCTTTATAGAAATTGATTATGAATTAAAAAGTACGTTTTGTAAATAGTAATTATTACGATTTACGATTAATTTTTTATCTAATAACCTAATTTGTAAAAATCACCATTTTTTTGAGTTATTTTAATGTCAGATAAACATTTTATATGTATAATGCATAAATGCGACAAATAAATATGCTAAAGACGAATGTGTAAATAGGAGATAAAAATGACTCAAAAAACAAAAATAATTATGATTCTAATGATGTTGTTTGGTGGTTTCTTTGGACTATTAAATGAAACACTGTTAACAACCGCATTACCGAGTATAATGAAAGATTTTGATATAGATTATACGCAAGTACAATGGCTTACAACTGCCTTTTTATTAACAAACGGCATTGTTGTTCCGTTATCAGCAATGATTATACAACGTTTTTCAACAAGACAAGTTTTCTTAACTGCAATTTTTATATTCTTTATCGGTACAATCATTGCAGGATTTAGTCCGAATTTTACGGTTTTATTATGTGCAAGAATTGTGCAGGCAATGGGATCAGGTATTATGATGCCATTAATGATGACTACAATTTTAGATATTTTCGAACCACATGAACGTGGTAAATACATGGGTACCTTTGGTTTAGTTATCGGTTTAGCGCCTGCCATTGGTCCAACGCTTTCAGGTTATTTAGTGGAGTATTTTGATTGGCGTTCACTATTTCATGTCGTTGCGCCGATTGCAGCGCTAACATTTCTTGGTGCGATAAAATTTGTGAAAAATGTTGGTACCAACAGGAAAGCGCCTATTGATATATTATCTATAGCCTTGTCAGTCTTAGGCTTTGGTGGTTTACTTTATGGGACAAGTTCTTTATCTCGAGATGGATGGAATGATCCTGTTGTACTGACAACAGTTATTGGCGGCTTAATATTAGTCGTGTTATTCATTTTCCGTCAAACAAGATTAGAAACCCCGTTACTTGATTTTTCAGTATTTAAAAATAGTCAATTTGCAGTGGGAATTGTTATCATGGCCTTTACGATGATTGCTATGATAGGTTCGGAAACAGTATTACCAATGTTTGTGCAAAATATTATGAAAGATACAGCATTACAGTCTGGTTTAATATTATTACCTGGTGCAATTGTGATGGGTATTATGTCTGTGGCTTCAGGTTTCCTATATGAAAAATATGGTGCAAAAATACTTGCATTTATAGGTATGCTGATTGTCGTTGTAACAAGTTCATACTTTATATTTATGGATGAAAACACATCATCAGCTATATTAGCGACAATTTACGCTATTAGAATGATTGGTATAGCACTTGGTTTAATGCCACTTATGACGCATACAATGAACCAATTGTCACGAGAGATGAATGCGCATGGCTCATCTATGACTAATACAGTTCAACAGATATCAGCTTCCATAGGGACGGCAGGTTTAATAACAATTATGAGTCAAGTAGCAAAAGACTTTTCACCTAATATGAGTGATTATAAAGGAATGGATAAAAAAGAAATGGCAATGCAAATACAACATGAAGCATTGTTAAGTGGTTATCACGCAGCATTTTGGTTTGCTGTAATCATTTCTATTATCAGTTTAATCAGTGTATTTATGCTTAAAAGTAAACGTAAAATAAATCAAGAGCAACAAGAACTCGAACAACAACAAAGCAAATAATTATTAAAAGACCGAAACTGTCTGCAGCGTGTATGTTGCCGACAGTTTTTATATTATTATCGAGCAAGACGAATTTAGTGTTTTAAATGATAGGATTATGGTATTTTTAATGTTACATCATAAGATTTATAGGAAAAGGGTGAAAGGCTTTATAGAACATTCGATGCGTTTATATGAAGAACCATTTCGGTTAGTAAGTAATAGTACAAAAACTGTAGAAGTTAGATTGAATGATGAGAAAAGACAAGCAGTGCAAATAGGCGATTTCATAGAATTTACTAATTTAGCAACAGGTGAACAAGTGAAGGTGAAAGTGGATAATGTTAAAGTGTACGATTCGTTCCAAGCATTACTACAACATTATTCAAATAAAGAAGTAGGTTTTAGTGATGAGATACAATTATCTCAAAAATTAGCATCTATCTATCAAATATATAATCAAACTGACGAACTTCATTTGGGTGCATTAGCAATTGAAATACATTTAGTTCCATAATAGAGAAATGTATTTTGTAAAAGCATAACTTAGTACATGAAAAAAGGTTTAGGACATCAAAACATGTCCTAAACCTTTTTTATTTCATAGTTACACAATGAGGCTATAATTTTCCAATTCGTTTTCCTAGTTTGTAGAGTAATGGTTTGATTGGCTTAACAAAATCTCCAATATATTCTTCAACATCTGCATTGAAGCCTTTTTTGAACTGTTGAACGCCATAATCAATGGCGTCTTCACTAAAGTCACCAGTGATCCCGTAAAAATTATAACGATCGATATTGTGATTCTTTGCAAATTTAATCATTTCCCACTGCAGCTTATAAGCACCCATATAGGCATTATAGTCTGGATTAGAACCACTAGATAAATAATATACTTCATAATCATTATAAATATAGATAGCAGCTGCTAAGTCTAAGACTGGGCCATCCGTCGTAATTGTCTTATTAGTATCATCAATTTTGCGTTGTGTACTGACAATTTGTTGATTAAGTTGTGTTTGTTTCGTTTTTTGTTTTTTAGAATTTGGACTTTCTTGTAATGCAGCTTCCACGTCTTTCATTTGATGATTTAATGTGTCTAGTTTTTGTTTAAGGCCGTTAACGTATTCGCTTAAATCAATATATGCTAATTGTATTGAAGCAAAGCCCTGGTAATCTTTTTGTAATTGTTCAAAGTATGGTTCGTCACGGAAGCTGAAGCCATGTTTTTCTTCAGCCATCTTAAATAGTTTGAAAAAACGATCGGTTTCTTCTATAGGAAGTTGACGTACTTTAACGCCCATTTCTTCAGTACGTTTGATATTACGTCGCGTTTGGTAATCCATTTCTTTAAGTAATTGTTGTTCTGATTTGTCTTTTAAATCTAAGACAGATAGCCAACGTATTTGGCTCGTTTTTGAATAACCTACAGGATAACCTTGATGTTTATAACCTAGTTTTTCTAAAGTGCTTATAAGCATTCGATTATCGTAAGATTTCTTGATTTCGCCATCAGCATTTCTCAAGTTTTCTAAGATATACGGATCAAGTAATACGTATAGGCAATTATGTTGTTTAAGATATTTTGTTAATTCGCTAAAGTAAAAATCAACTAGTGACAAATTGGTATAGTCTAAGATAGGTCCACGTTGACTATAAAAATATTTAAAGAATTTTAGCGCGCGTGCTTCTGTAAACATACCAGCAGCAATGACTTCGTCATTGTCGTCTTTAACACCTAACAAGTGTGCATTGTATTGAGCTTCATAATTAACACGTGATTGTGTGTAATGTGAAAAGTGATTTTGTGTGAATGTTTGGAATTCTTCAGGGGTAAGATTCACAAAGAACATATATTTTGCCTCCTTAAATGGCAACGTTTATTTTGAAATTGAGTTGGACAACTTATAAGTAGTATACCAAATTTACTATTAAATGCCATGTTTTACAAAAAAACAGATTGCAATATTAAAAATATTTTTATTAAATAGTGTATCACATTGGTAGGCTATATACTTTAAAAATATTATAGTACATTTTGCTAATTCAGTGTATGATATTACTTACGGTTATAATGTATATCAAAGTATTTAATTTAAAAAGAGGATTGTTTTAGGAGTGAAATAAAGTATGAAAAAGATTATAACGCTAATTGTCATCTCTACATTAATGATTGCTGGGTGTAGTAGTGGTAAATATGCAGATAAAATAGATAAAGCAGTAAATAAACAACAACATTATCAGAAAAAACTTGCAGAACAACACAAAGGTGATATTGAACGCAAATTTGACAAAAAAGATGCCAATATATATGTATATGAAAAAGGCAAATTTGTAATCATTGCCTATAAACCTATTAAGAATGATGAAGAGATTCATTATTATGCTTATGAATATAAAGATGGTAAAACAACATTTAAAAAAGATTTTAATTCAAGAGGCTATATACAGAAACATGACCCAGACTATAAAGAAGAAAATATGGATTTAGACGAATAACGAGTAAATGAAATTGAGGTGTAATAAATGAAAAAAGCATGGTTATCAATCGTGCTAGTGCTTACACTTGTATTAGCAACTGCTTGTACCAACCCAGAAGATACACATAAAGATGATAAAACAACGTCTGATGGGAAAATAAAGATTATTGAGTATGGCGATTTTAAGTGCCCATATTGTAAAAAAGTCGAAAAAAATGTAATGCCAAAATTGAAAAAGCACTATATTGATACAGATAAAGTGGACTATCAATTTGTTAATATGGCATTTTTAGGTGATGATTCTATTATTGGTTCAAGAGCAGGTCATGCTGTACAAAGGCTAGCACCAGAACAATATTTAAAATTTCAAGAATTAATGTTTAAACAACAACCTAATTCAGAAAAAGCATGGATTACAAATCAAATAGTTGATCAACAAATAGATAAACTTAAAATTAATACGACGCTTAAAAAAGAAATCAAAGACGACTATAAACAAGAAAATAGTAAATCTTGGGTAGCTGCAAAAAAGGATCAAAAGCAATATAAAGATAACCATATTGAAACAGCGCCTACTGTTTTCGTCCATGGCCAAAAAGTAGAAGATCCTTATGATTTTGAGAATTACAAAAAAATATTAGAAAAAGAGTAGAAATTTAACTAAAAGTTGTAATGAGCACAGACAAGTATAATCACATTTTTGATTTTACTTGTCTGTGTTTTTTCTCAGTATTAAATCGTAATAATTACGAAAATTTTATATTTAGTATTGTTTTTATGAGGAAGAAAGCATATAATTATAAATCGTAACAATTACTATTTAGGAGGTTTTAAAATTGAAACAAATTACATACATTAGTATTATGGTTCTGGCATTCATGGTAGTTCTAGCCGGTTGTGGAAAAGGAGAGTCCGATAATACAAAATCGAATGAAAAAATAAAAATAAATACAACTGTTTTCCCTTTGAAGTCATTTGCTGAACAAATAGGTGGTAAACACGTAGAGGTGAATTCTATTTACCCAGCTGGAACAGATTTACATAATTACGAACCTACACAAAAAGATATAATTAATGCATCAAAAGCGGACTTATTTCTATATACAGGTGACAATTTAGATCCAGTTGCTAAAAAAGTAGCAAGTACAATTAAAAAAGATGATAAAAAATTAGCACTTGAAGATAAATTAGATAAATCTCAATTGCTTACGGACCAACATAGTCATGAAGAAGAAGGACATGACCATGATGAACATCACCATCATGGCGGATACGATCCTCATGTTTGGTTAGATCCTAAATTTGATCAGACATTTGCTAAAGAGATTAAAGATGAACTAATTAAGAAGGATCCTAAACACAAGAAAACATATGAAAAAAACTATGAAAAATTAAATAAGGATTTAAAAGAAATAGATAAAGATTTGAAATCTATTACTGAAAATAAAGAAGGTAATACGATATTTATATCTCATGAATCTATTGGATATCTTGCAGAAAGATATGATTTTGTTCAAAAAGGTGTACAAAATATGAATGCTGAAGATCCTTCACAAAAATCATTGTCGAACATTGTGAAAGAAATTAAAGATTCTGGAGCTAAATATATTTTATATGAAGATAATGTATCAAATAAAGTGACAGACACAATACGTAAAGAAACAGAGGCAAAACCTTTAAAATTTTATAATATGGAATCTTTAAATAAATCGCAGCAACAAGATTATAAGTTGAGTTATCAATCATTGATGAAGAAAAATATTATAAATATGGATAAAGCATTAAGTGATTCTATTCAAACTGAAGACGATAAGGAACAAAGTAAACATGATAAAGCGATTTCTGACGGTTATTTTAAAGATAGCCAAGTTAAAGATATAACATTGGGTGATTATAAAGGCAACTGGCAATCAGTTTATCCTTACTTAAAAGATGGCACTTTGGATGAAGTTATGGAACATAAAGCAGAAGATGATGATTCCATGTCTGCTAAAGCATATAAGTCATATTATGAAAAAGGTTATAAAACAGATATAAGTCATATTACTATTTCAAACGATACAATAACGTTTGAAAAAGATGGTAAAAAAGAAACTGGGAAATATGTATATGATGGCAAAGATATTTTAAAATATGAAAAAGGTAACAGAGGTGTGAGATATACTTTTAAATTAGTAGATCAAAATAGTCATTTACCTAAATATGTACAGTTCAGTGATCATAATATTGAACCGAAAAAAGCTGCACATTTCCATATTTTTATGGGCAATAATAAAGATAAAATTTTAAAAGAATTAGATAATTGGCCAACATATTATCCAAATTCGTTAAGTAGCGAGGAAATTAAAGAGGAAATGTTAGCTCA
Protein-coding sequences here:
- a CDS encoding putative metal homeostasis protein → MKLDLQTARRNLNSPNIKTRKRARKIIQQHKRSK
- a CDS encoding C39 family peptidase, translating into MNSNILSVKPISQLFPIPMIMGCEGVSAAMILQFNHLNIPATEIMRHWPRHRNNPYKGYVGHHLWIKLGYHQTIFPTALVPHLRRYSNHVVDSTGQSLTDLCHIIDQGQPVVIYHTVLGKRPYRRTYKLDNQPTKLVANIHVTVLVGYDAQHYYYIDPLWSHLGKSFILPAIIPTKYQLMKIKKSKLEQSYDAPGRMSFHLS
- a CDS encoding 2,3-diphosphoglycerate-dependent phosphoglycerate mutase, encoding MPKLILCRHGQSVWNAENLFTGWADVDLSEQGENEAITSGKKLKAQGIEIDIVYTSLLERAIKTTYHLLNESNQLFIPIIKSWRLNERHYGGLQGLNKDDARKKFGEDQVHIWRRSYDVAPPKQDEAQRESYLNDRKYEHLDRRVMPESESLKDTLVRVIPYWNDQISQQLLDGKTVLVSAHGNSLRALIKYLENVSDEDIVGYEIKTGAPLIYELTDDLQVIDKYYL
- a CDS encoding cation diffusion facilitator family transporter, whose amino-acid sequence is MTQSENLKIAQKGAYLSLIVYIILSIVKYFVGYVYDSAAVRADSLNNMTDIIVSLAVIIGLKISIKPADKNHPYGHLKSENISTLLVSFIIMFVGIQVVIENFPRIFSGAHATPNAITIYVSVISGVIMIIVFFINQKLAKRTNSSSLNSAAKDNLSDALVSIGTAIGLVFTQIGFSIVDIILATILGLLIIYTGFGIFKESIFTLSDGFNEQELDAYKNYVLEIEEVIDVQSIKGRYHGSSIFVDVTIVVESDLSLEEAHHICDKVEHHMHEKGISSVYVHPEPVSIQ
- a CDS encoding GyrI-like domain-containing protein, which encodes MNYIIEELPTLSVIGEKKIYATGQKAQENIFMFWMEFDDSGKKDQLLELGNNQLPGLLGVCKPHDSGEIHYLIGVTSEHKYDKWRNIELEGGRYLVFDAKGPVPESIKKAMQQINKDILPKLDYEIRHAPFFELYKEGAIREDDYVTEIWLPIV
- a CDS encoding MDR family MFS transporter, whose translation is MTQKTKIIMILMMLFGGFFGLLNETLLTTALPSIMKDFDIDYTQVQWLTTAFLLTNGIVVPLSAMIIQRFSTRQVFLTAIFIFFIGTIIAGFSPNFTVLLCARIVQAMGSGIMMPLMMTTILDIFEPHERGKYMGTFGLVIGLAPAIGPTLSGYLVEYFDWRSLFHVVAPIAALTFLGAIKFVKNVGTNRKAPIDILSIALSVLGFGGLLYGTSSLSRDGWNDPVVLTTVIGGLILVVLFIFRQTRLETPLLDFSVFKNSQFAVGIVIMAFTMIAMIGSETVLPMFVQNIMKDTALQSGLILLPGAIVMGIMSVASGFLYEKYGAKILAFIGMLIVVVTSSYFIFMDENTSSAILATIYAIRMIGIALGLMPLMTHTMNQLSREMNAHGSSMTNTVQQISASIGTAGLITIMSQVAKDFSPNMSDYKGMDKKEMAMQIQHEALLSGYHAAFWFAVIISIISLISVFMLKSKRKINQEQQELEQQQSK
- a CDS encoding multidrug effflux MFS transporter; amino-acid sequence: MDKTSNPRLPIMIIIMLGIMTTFGPLTIDMYVPSLPNVQNAFDTTASQVQLTLSFAMIGLAVGQFIFGPLSDAYGRKKVALIIISLYVIASLIAVFTTSLSILLTLRLIQGLTGGGVIVIAKASIGDQHKGKALAKGLASLLVVNGIISIIAPLIGGYALTIANWKAIFLILTIISFAILLFAFFKMEETRSRHLSKLNFSAIFKDFGSLLKKPAFIIPMLLQGLTYVMLFSFSSAAPFITQKIYDMTPQQFSILFAINGIGLIIVSQLTATLVEYINRYLLLILLTLIQIAGVILICFTLIFHLPLWVLVIAFFLNVCPVTGIGPLSFTLAMESRTGGSGNASSLLGLFQFILGGIMSPLVGLKGEYSVMPYIIILIITTIFIVLLEISLKSFTFKNSSN
- a CDS encoding GtrA family protein, with amino-acid sequence MSLSKTQYEVIKFIIVGGINTFNYYVVYLILLKLLGINYLISHVSGFVVSFIISYYLNCYFVYKVKPTWRKFIQFPLTQVVNMGMQTGLLYVFVQWFHISSVIAPFAGLIITIPITFVLSKYILRDE
- a CDS encoding ASCH domain-containing protein — protein: MRLYEEPFRLVSNSTKTVEVRLNDEKRQAVQIGDFIEFTNLATGEQVKVKVDNVKVYDSFQALLQHYSNKEVGFSDEIQLSQKLASIYQIYNQTDELHLGALAIEIHLVP